The following coding sequences are from one Schizosaccharomyces osmophilus chromosome 1, complete sequence window:
- the sen1 gene encoding ATP-dependent 5' to 3' DNA/RNA helicase Sen1 has product MAESDDQTCFEKLVLYKNAQHWFCSGLLDQYIRPIFLWMAKQPSPCFEWVLKCYDERLCGCTSCIQSFYHLRDEALAKFSYLYSGDSMATLERRWDDWMLDSTLSNFKNVEETTLDFTALPSLVFNVFLNPRLMRNQEAYCQALNGFADLVSDWSSGVFLPGFFVMFFEETYSEVHEYITDFLKKTENLHLTSEVFDDVFSIILYQQTDEDKSSLLSPCSSEFWKRASTLFQLLPLNCVTTLCESHFRDFFITELEDEAFSDEKFACLKIFSNSPSFWFASDIFDQLEGYLQKLLANVTVVDDVNASSCGWAYVLASLFRFCLNDFVLIFPSWLKTFVHDDKVVDFIIYASFYALFDLLSLDNSSPHSLNEVLLLIDNKNINLFSQESDYLNNLKVRSLLYDILFISWAHKALTKDPSFIFDPTYKVSPFWNSIDFKDVNYTSRFFEGLSTCYFVHDIELSESTTPEKSVVLFSEIWQTLSSHISSFLQSFSQRDSPEVASYMQNDLIFDTVLGFLLSPSQQLYADAFRIFQSFFGKVKNKNEVMKKLVEDHFRGIVHGLVDASLHWQSAFTFFPALRIMRFVSNINKLFSTNNKVWNENDLSTLGAYWQCVWNILDLVHSNVARWSLCNSNDTVKASMKLALKLSMDLFQNDGLFIKFLAKFDGLVLLGETSDALFSLTTWLKINDLEMREQVIDSLCMLFVKYSNFDYLFEDRTINFLTDFIIRKQKAHLSADQCKRLAEVIVQASPEAKSILDENRLAEARKTKKQTELVSGNQFNKKPEPPKREKTQNVSAPTDKKTSTPRMKMLDQLRQEYIARRAGHFAARDAAVSSRKATFENQKPPTNLLTEQDSDNEEVDESDRKEGLFSLAKANKVPEIRQAERRQIQLLSTPKNQLHPSQARILSNRNAANTKARLFPNMSEFYSEILTWNPSYEAASPILKYHKSEGKIADTFRSIDQYMDVLQPMIFMECWSQIQATKKNLKFSPVEGIMIQRTAVNNFVDIGISVAPKDLYGYPLFDTEIVSLAFSREEAHSMKGLCCFAKIEKIVRQENGTLVIVRTLPKLEMLNKLQGNVPLYFLKLTNLSTFTRQYAAIRGLPYYHMADDIVQAKPCSQPIKHSPSEIKGAMSRYQVNDPQAKAILSSLDNSGFTLIQGPPGTGKTKTIIGIVTALLVDSNRYHITRPGAQNSSTEPKQQMLLCAPSNAAVDEVLLRLKRGFTLSNGEHYAPKVVRIGNPETINVSVRDTSLEYQTEKQLLEVNQGAVDLGSLQELTRWRDVFYNCIQKIEDLEKQIDVARDMEEDTKALGQELQNSINEKNLAEQKIEEFQSQSFTKNKEVDHLRKKAQKAILKQADVVCATLSGSGHDLVAHSFLNFSTVIIDEAAQAVELDTIIPLRYGAKKCILVGDPNQLPPTVLNQKAASYNYSQSLFVRIQKIHSEQMCLLSIQYRMHPHISYFPSMKFYDCRLKDGEGMAEKTKQVWHLNGQFSQYRLFDIRGQEKISTTSSSYNVEEVGYVVQMYEKLVGSFPDVNFTGRIGVITPYRQQLHELRKAFKEKYGKTIMSSVDIQTVDGFQGQEKDIIIFSCVKSYSKYSIGFLRDYRRLNVALTRARSSLFIVGNLETLKTDDLWGSLVDDALRRKLVESPHLGSDGQLILVKNSSEKRPRPKDFEESSDKKQTISNGVSETSG; this is encoded by the coding sequence ATGGCTGAATCAGATGACCaaacttgttttgaaaagttggtcctttataaaaacgCACAACATTGGTTTTGCTCTGGATTGCTTGACCAATATATTCGTCCAATCTTCTTATGGATGGCTAAGCAGCCTTCCCCATGTTTTGAATGGGTACTGAAGTGTTACGATGAGCGGTTGTGCGGTTGTACCTCTTGCATTCAATCATTTTATCACCTGAGGGATGAAGCTTTGGCGAAATTTTCGTATCTTTATTCTGGAGATTCTATGGCAACCCTAGAAAGACGTTGGGACGACTGGATGCTTGATAGTACACTTTCCAACTTTAAAAACGTGGAAGAAACAACACTCGATTTCACTGCCCTTCCTTCCTTGGTGTTCAATGTCTTCCTCAATCCTCGTCTTATGAGAAATCAAGAGGCATATTGCCAAGCATTAAATGGATTTGCTGATCTTGTTTCCGACTGGTCTTCTGGCGTTTTCCTCCCTGGATTTTTTGTCatgttttttgaagagacTTACTCTGAAGTCCATGAGTATATTACCGATTTTCtcaagaaaacagaaaatcttcatttgaCCTCTGAAGTTTTTGACGACGTCTTCTCAATAATTTTATACCAGCAAACCGATGAAGATAAATCTTCCCTTCTCTCACCCTGTTCTTCTGAGTTTTGGAAGCGTGCTTCTACGCTCTTTCAGCTACTTCCGCTCAATTGTGTCACAACTTTATGTGAATCCCACTTCCgtgatttttttatcaCCGAACTTGAGGATGAGGCTTTTTCGGATGAGAAGTTTGCTTGcttaaaaattttttccaattctccttctttttggttcGCATCCGACATTTTTGATCAATTAGAGGgttatcttcaaaaactgtTGGCGAATGTTACAGTCGTCGATGACGTTAATGCTTCATCTTGTGGATGGGCTTATGTGTTGGCTTCATTATTTAGATTTTGTTTGAACGATTTTGTTCTGATCTTCCCCTCTTGGCTAAAAACTTTTGTCCATGACGACAAAGTTGTTGATTTTATCATCTATGCTTCATTCTATGCTTTATTTGATCTTTTATCATTAGATAATAGCTCCCCACATTCCTTGAATGAGGTTTTGTTATTGATTGAcaacaaaaatatcaatCTTTTTAGTCAAGAGTCGGATTACTTGAATAATCTTAAAGTTCGGTCCCTACTTTATGacattttattcattaGTTGGGCTCATAAAGCTCTTACTAAAGATCCGTCCTTTATCTTTGATCCCACTTACAAGGTGTCTCCATTTTGGAATTCGATTGATTTCAAGGATGTGAATTATACAAGTCGATTCTTTGAAGGATTATCAACCTGCTACTTTGTTCATGACATTGAGCTTTCAGAGTCAACCACGCCTGAAAAGTCTGTGGTTTTGTTCTCTGAAATATGGCAAACCTTATCAAGTCACATAAGCTCATTTTTACAGTCTTTTTCGCAAAGGGACTCTCCAGAAGTGGCCAGCTACATGCAAAATGACTTGATTTTTGATACCGTTTTGGGATTTTTACTATCACCATCTCAACAACTCTATGCTGACGCTTTTCGTATTTTCCAGTcgttttttggaaaagttaaaaacaagaatgaAGTAATGAAGAAGCTAGTTGAAGATCATTTCCGTGGCATTGTTCACGGACTGGTTGATGCATCCCTTCATTGGCAGTCAGCTTTCACATTTTTTCCCGCTCTTCGAATAATGCGTTTTGTCAGCAATATTAAcaaattgttttcaacCAACAATAAAGTTTGGAACGAAAATGATTTATCAACTTTAGGTGCTTACTGGCAATGTGTTTGGAATATTTTAGACCTTGTTCACTCGAACGTTGCAAGGTGGTCATTGTGTAACTCAAACGATACCGTCAAAGCATCGATGAAGTTAGCTTTGAAATTAAGCATGGacctttttcaaaatgatGGTCTTTTCATAAAGTTCCTTGCCAAATTCGATGGTTTAGTTTTACTTGGTGAAACAAGTGATGCTCTATTTTCGTTAACTACCTGGCTTAAAATTAATGATTTAGAAATGAGAGAGCAAGTTATCGACAGTTTGTGTAtgctttttgttaaatACTCAAACTTTGATTATCTATTTGAAGATCGTACTATAAATTTCTTGACTGATTTCATAATtaggaagcaaaaagcaCATTTATCGGCTGACCAATGCAAACGCCTCGCGGAAGTGATTGTTCAAGCAAGTCCTGAGGCTAAAAGtattttggatgaaaaccGTCTTGCAGAAGCTCGCAAGActaaaaaacaaaccgAATTGGTTAGCGGTAACCAgttcaacaaaaaaccGGAACCGCcaaagagagaaaagacTCAAAATGTTTCTGCACCGACTGATAAAAAAACTTCTACTCCTCGTATGAAAATGTTGGATCAATTACGACAAGAGTATATTGCGCGTCGTGCTGGTCATTTTGCTGCGCGAGATGCAGCCGTGTCTTCCAGAAAAGCAACATTCGAAAACCAAAAGCCCCCCACCAATTTATTGACTGAGCAAGATTCTGATAATGAGGAGGTCGATGAGAGTGATAGGAAAGAAGGATTGTTTTCACTAGCTAAGGCTAACAAGGTACCTGAAATTCGTCAAGCGGAACGTAGGCAAATACAGCTTTTGTCTACACCCAAAAACCAATTACATCCTTCTCAAGCACGAATACTATCTAATCGAAATGCAGCTAATACAAAGGCTCGTCTATTTCCTAACATGTCTGAATTTTATAGCGAAATTTTGACATGGAATCCCAGTTATGAAGCTGCTTCTCCTATACTGAAGTATCATAAATCTGAAGGAAAAATTGCTGATACATTCAGAAGTATTGACCAATATATGGATGTTTTGCAGCCTATGATTTTCATGGAATGTTGGAGTCAAATCCAGGCTaccaagaagaatttgaaattttCCCCTGTAGAGGGTATTATGATTCAGAGAACGGCTGTGAATAACTTTGTCGATATTGGGATTTCAGTAGCCCCCAAAGACCTCTATGGTTATCCGCTTTTTGATACTGAAATTGTCTCTCTAGCTTTTTCAAGAGAAGAAGCACATTCCATGAAGGGTCTCTGTTGTTTTGctaaaattgaaaaaatcgtCCGACAAGAAAACGGAACTTTGGTAATCGTGAggactcttccaaaattggAAATGTTAAATAAGCTTCAAGGAAATGTACCTTTGTATTTCTTGAAATTAACAAACTTATCAACGTTCACTAGACAATATGCTGCAATTCGAGGATTGCCTTATTATCATATGGCAGATGATATCGTTCAAGCAAAACCTTGTTCGCAACCAATTAAACATTCTCCTAGCGAAATCAAAGGAGCCATGAGCCGTTACCAAGTTAACGATCCACAggcaaaagcaattttgtCTTCCCTGGACAACAGTGGCTTTACTTTAATTCAAGGTCCTCCTGGTACGGGTAAAACGAAGACAATTATCGGTATCGTCACGGCTTTATTAGTTGATTCAAATCGATATCATATTACTCGGCCCGGTGCTCAAAACAGTAGTACCGAGCCTAAACAACAGATGTTGCTATGTGCTCCCAGTAATGCTGCTGTTGATGAAGTTTTACTTCGGTTGAAACGCGGTTTTACTCTTAGCAATGGCGAACATTACGCTCCGAAGGTTGTTCGTATTGGTAACCCTGAAACAATAAACGTTTCTGTACGGGATACTTCATTAGAATATCAGACAGAAAAGCAACTTCTTGAAGTTAACCAGGGAGCAGTAGACCTTGGATCTCTCCAGGAACTTACACGTTGGCGTGATGTTTTCTATAACTGTATACAGAAAATCGAGGACctcgaaaagcaaatagaCGTTGCAAGAGATATGGAAGAAGATACGAAAGCTTTGGGTCAAGAATTACAGAACAGCATTAATGAGAAGAATTTAGCAGAGCAAAAAATTGAGGAGTTCCAAAGTCAGAGttttacgaaaaacaaagaggTCGATCATTTGCGCAAAAAGGCTCAAAAAGCTATTTTGAAACAGGCGGATGTTGTTTGTGCTACTTTATCTGGTAGTGGTCATGATTTAGTTGCACACAGTTTTCTAAACTTTTCGACTGTTATCATTGACGAGGCAGCTCAAGCCGTAGAACTTGATACTATTATACCCTTACGTTATGGTGCTAAGAAATGTATTCTTGTTGGTGATCCTAATCAATTACCACCGACAGTTCTGAACCAAAAGGCTGCCAGTTATAATTACTCCCAATCACTGTTTGTTCGTATTCAGAAAATTCATTCCGAACAGATGTGCTTATTGAGTATTCAATACCGTATGCATCCCCATATTAGTTATTTCCCTAGTATGAAGTTTTACGATTGTCGTCTTAAAGATGGAGAAGGAATGGCTGAAAAGACAAAGCAAGTTTGGCATTTAAATGGTCAATTTAGTCAGTACCGATTATTTGATATTCGTGGCCAGGAAAAAATATCTACAACGTCATCTTCATACAatgttgaagaagttgGATATGTTGTACAAATGtatgaaaaattggttGGATCTTTCCCGGATGTCAATTTTACGGGTAGAATTGGTGTAATTACCCCATATCGGCAACAACTGCATGAGTTGCGCAAGgcattcaaagaaaaatatggaaaaaCTATCATGTCCTCTGTTGATATTCAAACTGTAGATGGTTTCCAGGGTCAggaaaaagatattatCATCTTCTCATGTGTCAAAAGCTATTCTAAATATTCAATTGGTTTCTTGAGAGATTATCGTCGTCTTAATGTAGCCTTAACTCGTGCAAGGAGTTCACTCTTTATTGTCGGAAACTTGGAAACGCTGAAGACAGATGATTTGTGGGGAAGCTTAGTTGACGATGCCCTACGACGTAAACTAGTCGAAAGTCCTCATTTGGGCTCTGATGGACAATTAATTCTTGTTAAAAATTCTAGTGAGAAGCGCCCAAGGccaaaagattttgaagaatcttccgacaagaaacaaactaTTTCGAACGGCGTTTCTGAAACATCAGGATAA
- the rpl2401 gene encoding 60S ribosomal protein L24 → MKVEICSFSGAKVYPGAGRLFVRGDNKVFRFVNKKSESLFLQRKNPRRLSWTVLYRRMHKKGLSEESAKKRSRRTVKHQRGVVGASVDVIKEKRNQRPEVRAAARASALKQAKDKKTTSKSEKKAGDAKSSAGAARGQAIKNAKAAAAQ, encoded by the coding sequence ATGAAGGTGGAAATCTGCTCATTCTCCGGTGCTAAAGTTTACCCAGGAGCTGGAAGACTCTTTGTCCGTGGTGACAACAAGGTTTTCCGCttcgtaaacaagaagTCTGAAAGCCTCTTCTTGCAACGCAAGAATCCCCGTCGCTTGTCTTGGACTGTCCTCTACCGTCGTATGCACAAGAAGGGTCTTTCTGAGGAATCCGCCAAGAAGCGCTCTCGCCGTACTGTCAAGCACCAACGTGGTGTTGTCGGTGCTTCTGTGGATGTCATCAAGGAAAAGCGTAACCAACGCCCTGAAGTCCGTGCTGCTGCTCGTGCTTCCGCTTTGAAGCAAGCCAAGGACAAGAAGACTACTTCTAAGTCCGAGAAGAAGGCTGGTGATGCCAAGTCTTCCGCTGGCGCTGCCCGTGGTCAAGCCATCAAGAATGCTAAGGCCGCCGCTGCTCAATAA
- the ubp6 gene encoding ubiquitin C-terminal hydrolase Ubp6, with the protein MVPVTIRWQGKTYNVEYDPEDTGISLKNKMSALTQVPPERQKIIVKGGQLRDDQFMKNVGLKPNASVMMMGTPGELVTNIPIPITTAAVDHGSDSDDEKYPSGLVNLGNTCYMNSTVQMLRAIPELKEAVQKSNASSGVVGEFSSLLRSMDSTNSITPVRFLQNLRLEYPQFSEMSRETGGYAQQDAEECWSFLLSSLQRSLSSEWVQKNMSGKLTSTMKCDENENEEPTVSQDTFLSLPCHISMHTNYMTQGILEGLTQKLTKRSDLLNRDALYNKVSRISRLPKYLTVNFVRFYWKASLGQKAKILRKVKFPFELDAVEFCSPELSQKLIPVRDKLREIEKNDEEQERNTKRIKIQPSEEERESETERRLTQIATCQSLVDPQLSEDDGANLTGLYDLIGVLSHSGASASSGHYQAWIRNPDQHSEWFRFNDSRVSTVPAEKIESLDGGGEADSAYILLYQAKNIE; encoded by the exons ATGGTTCCTGTAACAATTCGTTGGCAGGGAAAAACATATAATGTCGAATATGATCCCGAAGATACTGGTATTTccttaaaaaacaagatgTCAGCTCTTACGCAGGTGCCTCCTGAACGACAGAAGATTATTGTTAAAGGTGGGCAATTGAGAGATGAccaatttatgaaaaacgTTGGCCTGAAGCCGAATGCTTCAGTTATGATGATGGGCACTCCGGGTGAATTAGTAACGAATATTCCAATACCCATTACCACAGCAGCTGTAGATCATGGTTCAGATTCAGATGATGAGAAG TACCCCTCTGGACTCGTAAATTTGGGTAATACATGTTATATGAATTCCACAGTCCAAATGCTACGTGCGATTCCGGAGCTCAAAGAAGCAGttcaaaaatcaaacgCTTCTTCTGGTGTCGTTGGTGAATTCTCCAGTCTTTTACGTTCTATGGATTCCACTAATTCTATAACCCCCGTTCGGTTTCTTCAG AATCTACGTTTAGAATACCCTCAATTTTCTGAAATGAGCCGAGAAACAGGTGGGTATGCCCAACAAGATGCTGAAGAATGCTGGTCATTCTTATTGTCTTCTTTGCAACGTTCATTATCTTCAGAATGGGTACAGAAAAATATGTCTGGAAAACTCACGTCTACAATGAAATGtgatgaaaacgaaaatgaagaacCTACAGTCTCTCAAGATACCTTCCTTAGCCTTCCATGCCATATTTCGATGCATACAAACTACATGACTCAAGGCATTTTGGAAGGATTAACCCAAAAACTTACCAAGCGAAGTGATTTATTAAATCGTGATGCTTTGTACAACAAAGTCTCACGGATCTCCCGCTTGCCCAAATATTTAACCGTAAATTTTGTTCGCTTTTACTGGAAAGCGTCTCTTGGCCAAAAAGCCAAGATTCTTCGTAAAGTTAAATTCCCTTTTGAGTTAGATGCCGTTGAATTTTGCTCTCCTGAGCTTTCTCAAAAACTAATTCCTGTCCGTGATAAACTGCGGGAAATCGAAAAGAATGACGAGGAGCAAGAACGGAACACAAAGCGGATCAAGATTCAGCCTTCGGAAGAAGAGCGAGAATCAGAGACAGAGCGTAGACTAACACAAATTGCAACATGCCAATCACTAGTGGATCCACAGTTAAGTGAGGATGACGGCGCTAATCTTACTGGATTGTACGATTTGATTGGTGTTTTGTCGCATTCAGGTGCAAGTGCTTCTTCTGGACATTACCAAGCCTGGATTCGCAATCCTGATCAGCACAGTGAGTGGTTCCGTTTCAATGACTCCCGAGTCAGCACTGTACCCGCAGAAAAGATTGAATCATTAGATGGTGGTGGTGAAGCAGACAGTGCCTATATTTTGCTTTATCAGGCTAAAAACATAGAGTAG
- the arc4 gene encoding ARP2/3 actin-organizing complex subunit Arc4, with protein MSNTLRPYLNAVRSTLTASLALEEFSSEIVERQSQPEVEVGKSLEVLLKPLVVSRNEQEQCLIESSVNSVRFSICIKQVDEIERILVHKFMQFLMGRAESFFILRRKPVPGYDISFLITNYHTEEMLKHKLVDFIIEFMEEVDAEISEMKLFLNGRARLVAESYLSCF; from the exons ATG TCTAATACCTTACGACCTTATTTAAACGCTGTTCGCTCTACATTGACAGCGTCATTAGCATTGGAAGAGTTTTCGTCGGAAATTGTGGAGCGACAAAGCCAGCCAGAGGTCGAAGTTGGGAAGTCTTTAGAGGTCCTTTTGAAGCCGCTTGTTGTTTCCCGAAACGAACAAGAGCAATGCTTGATTGAAAGTTCGGTGAATAG TGTACGTTTCAGTATCTGTATCAAACAagttgatgaaattgaGCGAATTTTGGTACACAAGTTTATGCAATTTTTGATGGGGCGTGCAGAATCGTTCTTTATCTTGCGTCGCAAACCCGTTCCG GGATACgacatttcttttttgattacAAATTACCACACCGAGGAGATGTTGAAACACAAGCTCGTTGACTTTATCATTGAGTTTATGGAAGAAGTAGACGCTGAAATAAGCGAAATGAAGCTTTTCCTGAACGGTAGAGCTCGTCTTGTAGCGGAATCTTACTTAAGCTGTTTTTAA
- the pcp1 gene encoding gamma tubulin complex linker, pericentrin/kendrin Pcp1: MVQSATPKDETPDDVSKGNFLNSFKRTMNFDKPSTDERDSFARTPSQGFSNKQANPLEFTPLLNSVRQNSSNQISSLDEKSPYRRDFSILSPVSEKASQEGISIDQKSDAYDISKLDESSFISNAEGTNDDLPANAALTLREQEKILENVGRENFGLRVKIAYLNKRLDSMAPEQIREAVNDNVDLHVERTKLLLQLKKSEQLLTKSHSENDDLVKKIQFLEKVNSVEQSQNIKVFMERIRSLEAECSHLKAQQAKSSPPLNENENQIDMEYDMRRLQDRYDEINEELIVAQDMLNEKDGEISLLKQQPQEPPSRDHSHSRNKEDNSHVQLLMDFEALEKKYVDLQDELAHVRDELQQKNNELDYTQDISEVQTLKEKLHEAELHIKYLNNQIHDFEDMSNELEDLTNHVENMENERDKLLVKIKSLESTNGDLREVATSLGNQLESFRSKNMSLEEKNKMLELMSQSNDTENVLRELNIRLETITAEMTDLRMRYESNLADLETLKKDKRSLQFENDRHRMDMEVTVAQLNQDIELERAKYTQMTENLTRTRKSLEEQNSSLETALQSKEKNMFLFEEQIRNLRASEQELLTRLHSGQETISNLQRKLNKHELEKEELIQKLRERVSTSPSKSSNLIDNMNDELSVLRREISDLKDELELSEQDREEALAAQAKLTSQVDQLSKERQNMMLDYTKLKEELLQTQGQLRRKELEVTDLNLKLSERRTAVTNIGEFEKQRKKLDLFAEDIRRLEADKMNIEKVAYQLSTAIQESEVNKNSFKERFCAFLLERPSTTTFDEVVNQIEDLIRSQKQKIQELQAEIDKLTYENLNSQFGGNFGLSEPEKLGLSPIDKHRVQKMLDDYRERLHKEVESKYSLKNELQTLKKDSKSYFEKAKLLEKEKYYMESELKKVKISGNYDGTHDEEKRLLHQKVKDLEKEGRIYAQHWTEKENLTSADVVKGDRPTLDSLKDALWKKTTRMEQLKSLYDNLKSEYHILLKSNRTEYPRYFNDSDKLSAGSQNLRTRHSSEVRGLIKMTQFLQSKFEREHTLRLDLAFSKKFILLQLTGYETCNKLNLRLLQKIGITPDNAVRKKRLTFKSVTILICSVQRMKRMSYDWQKQLEVRQSLQRAAEKARLEAKKIDV; this comes from the coding sequence ATGGTACAGTCTGCTACTCCTAAAGACGAAACGCCGGATGATGTTTCAAAGGGGAACTTCTTGAATTCATTCAAGAGGACTATGAACTTTGATAAGCCTTCTACAGATGAGAGAGACTCGTTTGCGCGAACACCATCGCAGGGTTTTTCTAACAAACAAGCAAACCCATTAGAGTTTACACCTCTCTTAAATTCAGTGAGGCAGAACTCCTCTAATCAAATATCGTCCTTGGATGAGAAAAGTCCTTACCGTCGAGACTTTTCGATTCTATCGCCCGTTTCGGAAAAAGCATCTCAAGAAGGCATTAGTATTGATCAAAAAAGTGACGCTTATGATATTTCGAAACTGGATGAAAGCTCTTTCATATCGAATGCTGAAGGCACAAATGATGACCTTCCTGCAAATGCAGCGCTTACCTTACGTGAGCAGGAAAAGATTCTCGAGAATGTTGGCAGAGAAAACTTTGGGTTGCGTGTCAAAATTGCTTACCTCAATAAGCGCCTTGATTCTATGGCACCAGAGCAGATTCGTGAGGCGGTGAACGACAATGTGGATCTTCACGTTGAGCGAACGAAACTGCTTCTGCAGttaaagaaaagtgaaCAGCTCCTTACAAAATCCCATTCGGAAAACGATGATCTTGTCAAAAAGATCCAGTTCCTTGAAAAGGTTAATAGCGTCGAACAATCCCAAAATATTAAAGTATTTATGGAACGTATCCGATCTCTCGAAGCAGAGTGTTCTCATCTAAAAGCTCAGCAAGCAAAGTCTTCCCCACCATTGAATGAGaatgaaaaccaaatagACATGGAGTATGACATGAGAAGGCTTCAAGACCGTTACGACGAAATCAATGAAGAGCTCATTGTTGCTCAGGATATGCTGAATGAGAAGGATGGAGAAATTTCTTTGCTGAAACAGCAACCGCAGGAACCTCCATCTAGGGATCATTCACATTCAcgaaataaagaagacaaTTCGCATGTACAATTACTTATGGATTTTGAAGCACTCGAGAAGAAGTACGTTGATCTACAAGATGAATTGGCTCATGTGAGGGACGagcttcaacaaaaaaataacgaATTAGATTATACCCAGGATATCTCAGAGGTTCAAACgctaaaagaaaagctaCACGAAGCTGAGCTTCATATAAAGTACCTCAACAACCAAATTCATGACTTTGAAGACATGAGCAATGAGCTGGAAGACCTTACTAATCATGTAGaaaatatggaaaatgaaagggATAAATTACTTGTGAAGATAAAGTCGCTAGAAAGCACCAACGGTGATTTACGAGAGGTGGCCACTTCATTAGGAAACCAGCTTGAGTCTTTCCGAAGCAAAAATATgtctttagaagaaaaaaataaaatgctTGAGTTGATGTCGCAATCCAATGATACGGAAAACGTTTTGCGAGAACTGAATATTAGACTAGAAACGATAACTGCTGAAATGACTGATTTACGTATGAGATACGAATCGAATTTAGCGGATTTAGAGACTcttaaaaaagacaagagGAGCTTGCAATTTGAGAATGACAGACATCGAATGGATATGGAAGTCACTGTTGCCCAATTGAACCAGGATATTGAACTTGAAAGGGCAAAGTATACTCAAATGACAGAGAATCTAACGAGAACTCGAAAATCGCTGGAAGAGCAAAACAGCTCCCTTGAGACTGCTCTACAatcaaaagagaaaaacatgtttctttttgaagagcaGATACGGAATTTACGAGCTTCTGAGCAAGAACTATTGACAAGGTTACATAGCGGACAGGAAACTATTTCTAATTtacaaaggaaattgaaTAAGCATgagcttgaaaaagaagagctaattcaaaaattacGTGAAAGAGTGAGCACATCTCCTTCTAAAAGCAGCAACCTTATCGATAACATGAATGACGAATTAAGTGTTCTTCGAAGAGAAATTTCAGATTTGAAAGATGAGTTGGAATTGAGCGAACAGGACCGTGAGGAAGCGTTAGCTGCCCAAGCAAAACTAACATCGCAAGTCGATCAATTAAGTAAAGAGAGGCAAAATATGATGTTGGACTATACGAAGCTAAAAGAGGAGCTTCTTCAGACGCAAGGCCAATTACgcagaaaagaattggaagTGACAGATTTAAATCTGAAGCTTTCGGAAAGAAGAACCGCCGTAACAAATATTGGggaatttgaaaaacaaagaaagaaattagaTTTATTCGCTGAAGATATTCGACGACTTGAAGCtgataaaatgaatatagaaaaagtGGCATACCAACTTAGTACAGCCATACAGGAGTCTGAAGTCAACaagaattcttttaaagaaaggttttgtgcttttcttctagaAAGACCGTCCACGACAACATTTGATGAAGTTGTAAATCAAATTGAGGATTTAATAAGGAGTCAGAAGCAGAAGATTCAAGAGTTACAAGCGGAGATTGACAAACTGACCTATGAGAATTTGAACAGCCAGTTTGGGGgaaattttggattatCTGAACCTGAAAAGCTCGGTCTTTCTCCTATAGACAAACATAGGGTTCAGAAAATGCTGGACGATTATCGTGAGCGACTTCATAAAGAGGTAGAATCCAAGTATTCTCTCAAAAACGAATTGCAgactttaaagaaagacagCAAATCATATTTTGAGAAAGCGAAACTGcttgagaaagaaaagtacTATATGGAATCTGAActaaagaaagtaaaaatttCTGGCAATTATGATGGAACACacgatgaagaaaaacggCTATTACACCAGAAGGTGAAAGATCTTGAGAAGGAAGGACGGATTTACGCCCAACATTGGACGGAAAAAGAGAACTTGACATCTGCTGATGTTGTAAAGGGTGATCGGCCTACATTAGACTCACTGAAAGATGcactttggaaaaagacCACAAGAATGGAACAACTAAAGTCGCTGTATGATAACCTGAAGTCAGAATATCACATTCTACTAAAAAGCAATAGAACGGAATATCCTCGGTACTTTAATGATTCCGACAAGCTCTCGGCTGGATCGCAGAATTTACGGACAAGGCATTCTTCAGAAGTACGAGGTTTGATAAAGATGACACAGTTTCTTCAGTCAAAGTTCGAAAGAGAGCATACTCTTCGACTTGATTTagctttttccaagaagTTTATATTACTTCAGCTAACTGGCTATGAAACTTGCAACAAACTCAATTTACGTTTGTTGCAGAAGATTGGCATCACGCCCGACAATGCAGTTAGAAAGAAGAGATTGACCTTTAAGAGTGTTACCATATTAATATGTTCCGTTCAGCGGATGAAGCGAATGAGTTATGACTGGCAGAAGCAATTGGAAGTAAGACAGTCTCTACAAAGAGCAGCTGAAAAGGCGCGTTTGGAAGCTAAGAAAATTGATGTCTAA